The Nocardia arthritidis genome has a window encoding:
- a CDS encoding LysE family translocator gives MVSADRLVAFAAMSLVLLAIPGPSVLFLIGRALAHGRRTALATIVGSAIGAYILVIAVAFGVGAIVERSVIAFTVLKWAGAGYLIYLGVKALRQGRSLRTAIAGESVAHPGLRSMWEGLAVEVGNPKTIMFFVAVLPQFVDRGAGHATVQMLVLGLVFTLLGLLSDSVWGLAASMARDWFGRSPRRLSMVGGAGGLTMIGLGVAVAVTGRND, from the coding sequence ATGGTGTCGGCTGATAGGTTGGTCGCGTTCGCGGCGATGTCGCTTGTGTTGCTGGCGATTCCGGGCCCGAGCGTATTGTTCCTGATCGGGCGCGCGCTCGCGCATGGGCGACGCACGGCGTTGGCGACGATTGTCGGCAGCGCGATCGGCGCCTACATATTGGTGATCGCCGTCGCTTTCGGCGTCGGCGCGATCGTGGAACGGTCGGTCATCGCGTTCACGGTGCTGAAGTGGGCCGGTGCCGGGTATCTGATCTATTTGGGGGTCAAGGCACTTCGGCAGGGTCGGTCGTTGCGGACCGCCATAGCCGGTGAGTCCGTCGCACATCCGGGGTTGCGGTCGATGTGGGAAGGGCTTGCCGTCGAGGTGGGCAATCCGAAAACCATCATGTTCTTCGTTGCGGTGCTGCCGCAGTTCGTCGATCGCGGCGCGGGGCATGCCACTGTGCAAATGCTGGTGCTCGGGTTGGTTTTCACGCTCCTCGGTCTCTTGTCCGACAGCGTGTGGGGACTGGCGGCGTCGATGGCGCGGGACTGGTTCGGTCGCTCGCCGCGCCGACTGTCGATGGTCGGCGGCGCCGGTGGACTGACGATGATCGGCCTGGGTGTCGCCGTCGCCGTGACCGGTCGCAACGATTGA